Part of the Danaus plexippus chromosome 23, MEX_DaPlex, whole genome shotgun sequence genome is shown below.
gttttCTGGCAATAGTTCTAATGCATATTTGATTGATACCACATGAATATGCTGGATTGAAGTTTAAAAGTGCCAACTCTTTCCAAAATCATGAAAGACACATTTGGCATACGATTATTCGATTAAAGTGTTTGGggtttttaacatataatataattgagttAATTTATCATTACACATCACATGTATATTGTTATCACATAGCTTAGGGAGCATTTTTAAGGATTACACAATATATGTACTCacaggatatgagagccaatgggCTTACCACCGAGGATGCCAAAGatcgtgcaaagtggaggagtttcaGCAGGAAAGACCCTGGCTAAAGCTGGGATAATTTACAGGAAGAAGAAGACCTTAGGATGCATTTTTACGtgtattaatacatttatatgcaATTATGGACAAATCTACAacgtttttaaatgtaaacctGTAAACaacaatgaaacaaaacatatatacatacgtgtagttttataaagccATGATTGAAGTGAAAACTTTTTTGGATAATTTTCATAACCGCCTTTACTTACTTATATCATGTATGAAAAtggaattaataatttgtaatacagttaacaaaaaactatacaatatgaaaggttatattaaaattgagaatgcaaactaaatatattgatgtCCTCCCtcgcatatttttaatataaaccatATTTGTTGTAGCGGCTACTAGGTCCAAATTAGATTAAAGCCTCAGCTTAGTTTTGTGCTGCCGTCTTCAAAGACAAGTGGATATGCTAAACAGAAACGTTGAGCGATTCTGGTTCAATCAATGATCGGCCTAGACTTAATTGCTTTGTGGCCTTTAATAAACGACCAAGCTATTTAATGAACTATCTTCACATTTCGACGTCACTTAtaaccatttttattaaacagtttCATGACAATAGTATTGAGATAGATGGAacaaactattaattaaagattattaatttattgttaatattaaacatgtatTATCTACCAAACAGAACCTCAAAGaactgaattatattttcactcATGCTCTcaactataataatttgacaaaaaaattgtaacagcTTATAATGAAAGacatttgatttaaaacattaattacaaggtaacatatctattttaattaaaatgtataataataaaaatatccaaagaaaatatcaaaagtatAGGAATCCTGGTTTGCactaaaaaatagataaataaaatttgtaaccataaatatattcatcattattttaatatttatgaattaggTTTAATCACGATATCAGAAAAAGTTAACCTATCCGCTTACTACAACCTTAAATTAGAGAAAAGATACATTCATAGCTATTAAAAGTCTCCGCAACAAAAACCATGTCAAGAGGGAAAGTCAGTGAAATCAGAAAGCAAGTGCTTAATTACGTCACATTCGTGAGTCAAGTcgtgttatataaaacaggGAATTATGTCAGTGACCTTGTGCTGCAGTCTcttgtatgaaataattatattaattgacttTACATTCacaaaaaggaaataatacAATGTTTACAACCCTTGtttgcaattaaaattaactatacaTTTCATAAACTGACTGTTTCAATTTATGATTCAGTTGTTGTAAGTCGTTGTAAAGAGCTGTTGGTTATGAGCATCAAGATATGTCATCCACAATATAACTTCCCGAGagataaacttataaaaaactgtcactaaatattgaatttttacttcggaatttacaaaattcataaagtaatgtatttttcaatCAGAGTAAGTTTGCGTTTGGAGTTGGCAACATCCTACATCGTTTATTGCGGGATTCACCGTTAAGTGCATGATTTAACAGATGTGCAACGACGAACCGGGATATTTAagcgttttatttcatttgtctTCAaagaatattgataatatattccAAGACtgcttttattgttatttgttgtttatttacttttatctgtgaaaagaattaataaaaagaaaacaatgaaCAGTGGAGTTTCGAATTGActgtagctgttagccctattggcttttacagcgtcaccgggaggggaACAGTGGAGTTATGACAGCAAAAAAAGGCAGAAGCGAAATGTagatgaagaaaataaaaaattaaacatactgTTTTTGGATTTGCAGAAATCAGCTTCTGTgcgattataataataagttccTACTAAAAAAACTGCTatcaaaaagaatatttatctaCCACTGaaacactaataaataaatcaattttccCAAAAAGGCAAGAGAAGTACAGTTATATAGTCTCTTCAAAAGTATCGTGGATTTTGATTTACGGAGGGTCGCACAGATTTATTATGGCATTTTGTAGATACTCATGTAACCAACGTGAACTGACAGGCTCGCTCGGTGATATTGAACGTGCAGctaatttatttgcaattgATTTAGCTAGTTTTTAGCTtttggttattaaaaaataaaaaaaattaataaagaatattatgtatagCCTCACTTTCAGTATATTGACTGATGCTTACAATGAGACTATTTTGACCGAAGCAACGTTTATGTGTGGTGCAAAATATTCcgtaaaaatatgtgaaatttGAAGAATGGAGGTCGTGTCGGTCGGTTATTTACGTCagccaaaaataaatacgttagtaaagtgaaataaatagcGTTAGCAGATAGTGCCTAAACATGTCGACCCGATGAGATACAACTCTTACCAATGATTTGGGCATGAGAGCAGTAGCCGCGAAATCCATTTCAATATTGCTCAGTTTTGAAAGAAAAGAGCACCGGACTCTGCTCCTAAAGATCGAAAATTCCTCCAAAGGGTCATAGCTGATAGAGAATCATGGTATTTGACTGGTCACTTGAAAACCAAAACCCAATCTTACAAACTCAGTACAaaagttcaaaaataaataaaatattactgaacATAGTAAAACAACTTCTGTGTCTGATACATCACATCTGCCTAGTACATCACACTCGTCTACATCAATAGAAAAATTCTTATACTTCTTATGTTCACTAACATCCttacaaatatgaaatagaCATGTTTCTTATGTATAGAAAACATATGGATAGGTTCGTTAGTATTAATTCTCATTGAATAGAATATGTGTTACTAAAACACTATTTCATTTATCAAAGAAATCTCTTCATAAAATAAGgtgttcttataatatatatactatgtttgagtacaataaaaaaaataagacatgagatatatataggtatgttACCACGTAACGAGACAAGTCGAAGAAAGGAACATTATCTATTATTAAGGGCAAATATTTCTTGTACAATGAGTACTATGACACCGACATCTTAATTGGATCAGTGCATCAACgggaacaataaattatattcccGTTATAAAAGCATAAAATTCAGTTTACAAAAACTACGTTTTATATGCGAAGTGGCTTAACATTATAGCTTTAACtattatgtttgtaattttcatgtctttcataatacatataaaatacatatacacgAAGATTTGAATAATTCGCTCACATACAATTTCTTTTGTTGTATTTCAATTATCTTTGGATGGCGTCACCTCAGGCGACGTACATTTGATGGAATCTGCTTTCAAAAAGTCTCACTTATATTGTTTCAATCCaacaattcattttatttaacaatgtcTTTCTTTAGCATTTAACATTCAAACTGCGATATGTACCTAATATTctaattgtaagaaaaatatgtacgaAACAAAACCAAATCTACGCTAGCTTTAGTGGctttgtgaaaatatttgtacaagCTAACGTAATCACTTCGACCCTTTCTAGTTATCCTAAAACAAGTGTCCCTCGTAATAGACCCTGAttcttgataaataaaattgtatttggaAGGGTCATTTTGAACGTGAACACAATATAAACGCGTAAATACAATTATCgcttctaaaattataatggcaaatacatatatgtgtgtgtttatatGCATACGTATGTGTGTGTCCTACAATTTCAGTGGCTGTGCCGTAGCATGATCCGAGAGCGAGTGAAATAACAATGCTAGCATGATAGAGacacttgttttatttcacgaGAGTTAGGATTGATGTCACTATGAAACTTCTGAATCTATCTATATAAgagtttgtataaaaatatgttactccTGACCTTACACTGGTTATATACTTACTGTTAGGTAAATCACAGGGTTAATATAAAGTTCAGCAAACAGTTTCAGTATGGAGCCATAAAATAACTTTCGTTTCGAAAAAATTAACTATCCATAAAAACTTTACTACCCACATTATACTATCATAACAAGGGGTGATTTGGGTCACATTACATTAGAAGGGATTTTCTTAGTTAAAGATAAGGTTataacaagtaaaaaaaatgtttccgCCCGGGATCGAACCGGGGACCTTGTGCGTGTGAAGCACACGTGATAACCGCTACACTACGGAAACAGATACATTTATCCTGAaatgtaatgaataataaatagaaaaatccATAGAAAagagtatgaaaaaaaaatatcacttataaaaaaaatataagagtaTAGAGTCTAAAATCGCGCTGCAGGATTAagcaacaatatataataattaaaagaaaacttaGCTTCAATttgacatataattaataaatatacctacGTTATAAAcgtatctttaaatttatcgaAACCATACCTGTTTACACCGGGCTGCAAGGAGGTGCGGGTAGGTGCGCAACGGCATAGGTAcgtgatttttttgtatcttcaTATAAATTGCCGTGATGTAgaggttattttatttaaaaaataaataaacgaaatttagtaccaaaaatcaattaaaaaaaattgcaattaataataatggcgataaaattttgataggcataggttaatattattttttcctaattataaaaaaacataaatatttggtCTTAAGCAAAAACTCGATCAAGACACCAACAGATCAAGATCAAGATCCTGCAGCGAGATCTCGTACTAATACGAAAAACATGGAACGCCTTATGTCGAAGCATGATTATgtattaagattaattatGGAAGCCGACTAACAGATACAAGTAAAAGGATGAATAGTGataacacatatatgtatagcttcatttatttaaaaccataattataatgtttaaacatCATGTCTCATTAGACCACGAACCCTTTACTCGCTTAATTTCTGAAAAAACACatcaatattagttttaattctaACATCAGCTATGAAGTTTTATTAGTTGCGTTCATGATCATTTTCTTCGgcgaaacatttataaaacaatctaaCCCATCAAACTATCATTTATTGATACTCTGCTtactaatttaaacataattttaatgacttacttttctttttattagtcttttttttagaaaggtatttaacgaaaacgtcgcctgaaaaaaaatatattgactttGACAACGACAGTGACAGTGACATACCTCAAGCGACCATACTGATCACTAAATGTACTCACCGAACTGGttaactacaaaaaaaaacaataaaaaaaattaaaaactattagattaatataaataataatcaagaaAATTCGATTGGCATAATTCAATGTTGTTTCGtttgtttaacataaaaaaatatactttagtCCTTTAAATTTTGACAGTCGAATTTccttgttttataattctatatattcatTACCATCCACATCTTCTATCTTaacgtgatattttttttccaaagctaaaaaaaaataatttatattaaatgtatataaatgtaattattatgatttctCACATTTATCTCTCAAAATTAACTAAGAGTTAACGAAAAAATAGGGAGACAGattgtatatttcaataatatgtcCATAAACTTATGTAGCTATTTCAACAAATGTAATCCAACCTCAAGATGTTCTTTCCAAAAAAGGGAGTGACTGAAAATATATGAGTTATATTAGAACTTTAAAAAACCTTACTTTTTATCATGTGTTTTAACATCTCCTTAGATTTATCCAAGCCGTAACTTTGCACTAAGGCTTTCACGAAACCTTTGAATTGCGTCAGCCACAAAGGATCTTAATATAAAGACATATACATTAATGTTTCAACacctttgtttatttattatattactttaataatttattgtcagcattgtttattttattacggaaTTGTAACTTACCCATATTCGTTCTTACATCTGTAATACAATAGAAGTTAAAGAGTATTCCTATCAAGGGATTCAGAAATGTGACATCGTAATAGATATCtttaaactaaaacatttCGAAATAATAACGGTAGatgttgtattattaataattataataaaaatcggtATCGTGTAACTCAAGAGAGAACAGTATTAGCAGGTTACCGTgggttaaataaatcattgctCCCGTGGAACGAGTTTGGTTTACCAACCTACATTACACGCAGTTTACAGTTTACTGTTTACAGTTTTTCTCCCATTGAAATACGTTGATCTATTAATGAAAGACTAGAAACTGTACGTGTTTAGTGAAAACATAGACGCGTTATAATATTACTGGTggatgttttgttaaaatgagAATTGACATCGttgatattgtaataacatattagttcctcccggtgacgctgtaaaagccgaCAGGGCTAACAGCTAAAGACAAGtcgaaacttaaaaaaaaaccttttagtATTACtaaccttttttgtttttactcgCTCTGAACGATGGTTCGGACGGACCGAGTTCAATCATCGTGGTacctaattaaatatattatacgtatactactaattattcaattttcaTTACAACACACACGCAAACCAAATTCAACCCGGAGTGACCAACCGCGTTCGGTGACCCGAACTTATGAcgatctaatatatataacgtacattaatagataaattaatacatccAAATAAGTGACATTTAACAAATAGACATGTTATTTGTAAACTCACCGTCTCGGCCCACtggaatataaagtaataaatcatttatttgagTCACTGATGACGGGGGAGTGTcgtaaattcttatttttattacaccaAGAAATTCTACCTAACACAGCCAAACAACTGTGAGTTGTTATGTTACTTtgaattctaatatttttgtgtttttgaaCGCAATGCTCTTAGCGTTGTGAGCCGCGTCTCTCGTGTcgatgaattatttattttatatttcctttatgaattttaataatttggtattgttagaaatatcaaaaaaatatatataaaataatgttattttggcTTAATAAGTCTGTattatgttgaatattttaagtagaaGAGAGAGATAGcaatatatctattatattaacacTAGAGGAGTAATgaagagatattttattacatttactaATAATTAGTTTTCCGATCTTaacttgataaatattttattcagtgtCCTTAAAACTATGTGAGAAAACACGAATAATTTTAGATTCCAGCTAAAAACATGTTTCTTAATcagttattgttatttgaatgttttgtttatatctgTTTTTAGGGCAACTAATGCTGGAATAACCTCATTCATGCTTGTAATAAGAGacagtgtaaattaatatcgTCTAACTTATAGTATctagtataatttaaacatgatGTTGGTGtacattttttgaaaaatccgttacaaaacaaaactgaGGCGATCCCAATACGAACTTGATCAATTATTTGGGGAAGTTTTGAAGTTTCAcgggaaaaataaaatgatttttcctCGTAAACGTTATAAAGGAATTTATTTACAGCAttgatatatatcaataaaatcctTGGACTCCCTTTTGAAATACAATGTAAGGAagtgattttttaaagtttttttctaCGTTTCTCGAAATTGCTTCTGAAACTagttaaaatactaataaatgatatctcaaatcaaaaagatttttatatttcacaattatgaattaaatacaagTAGTGCTGCTTTAGTTCCTTAAAGTAAGTTATAAGCATATACTTAAGACttttaattcttttcattCTTTTGTATCCGTTTGTGTTTATGTGGCAGaatgtaaaattatcataataatgtaGAGAGatccattaaattttaatattacttccCTTGTAAATACTCACCTTTAACGTGAAGAAGTACGTTCATCTTCTTTTCAGTTTCTGTAAATGTCAtttggatatttaaaaaatgttactttataatatttttttagctttatggtgaagttttaaaatcacCAAAATATTAGATTACCTTCAACGAGTTGTTGTATTCGAGGCTTGGATTCCTCGTAGCCATGGTCGTTGACAAGCTGCGAGATGTTTGCACGAAGCTCTGCCAGCCACTCGGGATCTGTGTTCTCATTATTCTGTTCTAGacgatttaataatacattcatttacataaaatgtttgttccATCTTACAGGTTAGATGACGCCATGGAGGTCAATGGAAGATCAATAAGGAAGACAAAACATTGAGatttaaaacgaataaaataataaccagCATAAAGAagcatttgttaatataatttgactaCTTCTTatggaattataaataaagtattttaaaggcGCTCCGATATTTTGTAaggaaaatgaaatgtaatccaaaaatatgtttccgCCCGGGATCGAACCGGGGACCTTGTGCGTGTGAAGCACACGTGATAACCGCTACACTACGGAAACTCTATCGGCAATTTcgaaattaaagataaaaatgtaaagtcCACTGATTAACTAACAATACTTGCCCGACATATCATTATCATTTCCAGTTCTTAAAATCGGTCTTCCGTTTTCAGTAACGTCTGCAAaatagaagtaaataaaagtagagatttatattattgcacTAAGATACTTTTGTTCGATGTTTATTGAcacttaaaaaagaaaaatcttcaATAAGTACAACAATTTATTTCCATAGTATCCAATTTGTAATCTTgtcttttcataaaataatgacaaaGAAACATAATTTAGAGTGAACACCGAGCTTTATTGAACTAACGACCCTCCTTATATAGCCCTAAAGCAGATcgtattctatttaaatttacaaggAAAAAATAGCATTTctttgtagaatattttttttaagtgtaaattaaaataattttatgaaatagataaaagaaattcaatgattttgataaatgaaaatgtctgGTGGAAGCTGTTTcaacaacaaaacaatattttttttatttattcatgaaatatataaagtataagcctttataataaatacgtttaaaCTTTTTCAGTACCAATTTCGAcagcttatatttttatcttggaTCTGACGGCATCCAAAGGGAAAGGGAAATTAAGGTTTAAACTTTATGTATGTACACAtatcatgtatgtatgtataatattttcactatttATTGAAGGAAGTAAAGGAATTCAACTGATTTTGATTAGTTTCTAGCTTGCTAGGTATCcgattttctttttcattgcCAAAGTAGGTACCTACCTACTCTGTAGTTcaaaaaccttaaaattaatctgatTCCATTTTAGCACCACAAGGTTAATCGTTTCTTCTTTAAAgcctaataaaatacatttttttaaatgtaatattataatttaaaatctaatgacaaagttgaaaaaatataaaggtatgTACATATACCTATTTTTGTGtcattaataatgattaacaGGTAAAGGACTAAAGTTGCTTCAGCAATAAATAGACATGAAAAATTGACAGCTCTTTTGGATGAAAGTGATAGATGTTTTATATCGCAGTGAGAGAAAAAGGATCAATTGGTATGTCGGACAGAGATAgtgtaataaatcaaaaccTACCTATTCCTTTTATATCACAATTCACTAGATGAGAGGGTGGACGTCTTTTAAGTTATGGTCCAACTTTATATATGCTTAATCTTAATACCATTAAGGGATATCAGAAAATAAACTCAAGTAGAAAGATTGTGTctcgtgtaattttttttaggtatttaatattgacagCTGTAGTAGAACATatgcaaaaggaaataatttttgcATATGTGCAGTACAGCAGTTcttttgtagttttttcaAATGTCAGTACCGATAGTCTAATTTTTGCATCATCACAGTACGTATGAAGCATCGCCCGTGTGTAATTCAATAGccattctttaaatattagaaaaaaatactccGCATAATTGGTGAGGCTCACTGCCATAGTTTGACATAACAGGATCGCATTCGGATTTTTTTGGAATTATCATCCCTATGAGGGCGTCCTGAGAAACGTGAATTCTTTAAAAACGCAGGTCCTGTGTTGGTGCAATGGCTCGTGGCCACCATCCTATTGGAGCTTCACTTGGGAGAGGAGGCGGCGGACGTATTCCTGTTTTTCCTTCCAGGTCAAAGCCTAAGAATAGGGCTATATGGTATATATAGCCTTTGCGGCAATGACTTGCTCTCAGAAGGAGGCCACTGCAAACAAAAGTCTTACGCTGCCGATCATTACACCTATCATATGCAGAAGCGAGAGGTTTCCGTATCACTACGAGTGTCATCGATCGATGAGGAACAAATCAATCCAAATGTAATCAACCAGGAGGCAGAGGAATACAACTAAGCTCCCCATGTCGGATCAACCCGGATCCGAGTTGTCTCGGGTCCAACTACATGGAAGCTTTAAGCTTGAAAGAAGTGGACAAGCTGTAAACTTGGAAGCAAATTAAGCAGTAGCCGTAGCGAGACGGTCTTTGTCAGCAACGTTCTCCTCCGTTCCATGAGGAGGGTATCGCTTGCATAGCAAAAAACACCCAGCCGGGGCAGGAGTGTACAGCGAAAAACTCAATCACATCCTATAATATGTTCTACGAGACGAGCTTCAGAACCGAGCCCTGTGGAACTCCAAAGGTGACGCCACTGTGTTGGGCTACTCGCAGGGGTCCTCATACTCACAGGAGCTCTGTGCCTCGCATTTGAGCGACGATAGTTACGAGAGTCTAGGGAGCCACTTCATGGTACCGAAGCGCCTCGTTCAATCCCGAATAGCAAGCTGTTAATAGCGTTGGATATATCCAGGGACACCGTCAATGCGATATCCCTTGCAAATACAGCTTCTTGGGTCAAGTATCTCTAGAATATACTATACCTAGACTAGACTACTCTTTACCTACAACGTTAGTCATCGATCTACTCGACATGAGAGGAACTGAGCCCCTGAGACCCAAGCACCCACTTTGCCCTCGCAATGGAAGCTTTACAgagtcattaaattattaaatctttaaattggTCCCTGTGACATGCAGAAAATATCAGTTACTTTACTTTTTGCATTACTCGATGGCGATGCAGAGATAAATCATAAGTACCTAGAAATAATACTTATGTTATGACATATGATAGTCCAAGCTACATTTTTGTACAGTTTAATCGTAATTCGATAAAGTTTTTGCGTGACAGATTTCAAACGTCCATATATCCTACAAACTTCTACATTCTTAATATTAGTAGAATAATTGCTACGTCgtctttgtaaaaaaaatgtgaatatgTTTAAACGTCGTATTACTCCCTTAACAAACAATAACGgacattcaataaaataaaatgtacgtcTTGTACCTGACACAATATTTTCTGATGCCTATCAAAACCCTAAAAAGTTACAAGGAAAATTCAACCGTTTGCACGCGTTCTGCCAAGAGGAAAAGTCATCGAACAAACTTTATAacgtttataaacaatttttaatgtttttctttatttcttcatttatTCTTCATCTTTAAGAACGAAGCCAAATTAAATATCCTAGTTATAAGTTAACtgttttgttataagtaaattgatttatacTTACGCGAACGATAGCTCTTTAATCCGATGGCTTGCTGTAAAAGcacctaataaaatatacaaaattttattaagttttactaAAAACAGTTACAATATTGTATAAGAGACATCTACCATCAGTGAGCACGTTACTGCATTCTACTTTATGCAGATTTATTGTAAGCTTCTGTAATGTTATACGGCTAACGGCCGATTCCCGCACAAATCCCAGAATACTAAGgttaaaatagataattacTACGGTGACTAATTTAcatgttgtataaaaaattatttaattttcgttCCAGAATTCATCGTTCAATTAATTCGctcattaatataagaatCTGTCATTAGGGAAATGAAAGATACGTGTTTCAAAAATTGAACCAATGTATAAATACACCCACATCTAATTTGGATGCCCATTACTAAGagtattattgattattaaaagaaGATAAATGATGgatttaacttattaaagaATTACAGAACACTAATATTATGCACggtataattgaattattaaaaatcagtgttaaataaaacgcAGATTTcaacagtaaaaaatattgtaatagtcAACATTTCTACAAACACAAAATTGCttaaaatctctatatttattatacatatatagatatttactTCTTAATAACACATTGGGCCTACCatagacaatatattttaaaccccATAACATATGTAaactctttttaaatataggtgCTTATTTTTTCTACTCACCAATGACCAGCAAAGCCTTATCGAACAgaacatttctattatatacGACAACCATTCCTatgaagaaattatttaaacatttttattgacaattaaGGTTAAGTCAAGCGTGCACGCTGCACAGCTATTACTCACGTAAAATCACATGTGTGGTTGAAAACAATTAGACTATttgtactataaatatattcaacgaTATAGGCACGAGA
Proteins encoded:
- the LOC116774702 gene encoding uncharacterized protein LOC116774702; this translates as MIELGPSEPSFRASKNKKDVRTNMDPLWLTQFKGFVKALVQSYGLDKSKEMLKHMIKTLEKKYHVKIEDVDVNQFGDVFVKYLSKKKTNKKKKIKRVKGSWSNET